The genomic DNA AAGGTTATCACTCCCGATGAATTGAACCGGGTGCCCATGAACTTGAACTGCCTCCTTATAGTATCCGAGGGGAAGCGCATCCTTGTGGATACTGGCATGGGGGACAAGCTCACCCCGAAGGAAAGGGAAATTTTCAGCCTTTATGGGGAAAGGAGGCTTTTCAGGAGCCTGGAAAAACTGGGTTTTTCCCCGGAAGATATAGATATCGTGATAAACACCCATCTCCATTCGGACCACTGCGGTGGGAACACTCTGGCTGTGAACGAAGAAATAGTGCCTGCCTTTCCCAGAGCTGAATACTGGATCCAGAGGCTTGAATGGGCAGATGCCGCATTCCCCAACGAACGCACCCGTGCTACTTACCTTGCGCCCAATTTCATCCCTCTGTGGGAGCGGGGGAAAGTACGCCTACTTTACGGAGACACCAAAGTTACCTCTGAAGTCCGTTGTATAGTTACAAAGGGCCACACCAGAGCCCATCAGAGCGTCCTGATAGAGAGCAAAGGGGAGAAAGCCCTTTACCTTGGTGACCTGGCCCCCTGGGCCATAAACATGGAGAGGCTGGCCTGGATACCGGCTTTCGACGTGGAGCCCTTAGAAACTATAGAGACAAAGCGTAAAATACAGCAGTGGGCATTAGAGGAAAAGGCCATCCTCTTCTTTGAGCATGACCCCTTTTTCCCTGTAGGGCAGCTCTTGGAGGAAAATGGCCGTTACGTAGTAAAACCAATAGAATTTTAGGAGGGAAACCCATGAGGCTCAAAGGAAAGCGCATAGCTGTTTTGGCTGAAGACCTCTATGAGGACCTGGAACTATGGTATCCCCTCATCCGAATGAAAGAAGAAGGAGCTGAGGTTAAAGTGGTAGGCACTGGTTCCGCCAGGCAATACACTGGGAAACACGGCCTTCCGGTTCAGGTAGACCTATCGGCAGACCAGGTCCGTGCTGAGGATTTTGATGCGGTGATCGTCCCTGGAGGCTACGCCCCTGACAGGATGCGGCGCTACGAGGCTGTTCTGAGGTTCGTGCGGGAAGCTTTTGAAAAGGGCAAAGTGGTGGCATCCATCTGCCACGGTCCCTGGGTTCTGATCTCGGCCGGGATCCTCAAAGGCCGCACGGCTACCTGCTTCTTCGCTATAAAGGATGACGTGATAAACGCCGGCGCCAATTACGTGGACCAGGAAGTGGTCAGAGATGGCAACCTTATAACATCCCGGATGCCGGCGGACCTTCCTGCTTTCTGCCGGGAAATTATAGAGGCTTTGGGTGAGAAATAAGGAGTGGCGAAACCTCTGATTTTGTTAACCAACGATGACGGCTTCAATTCCCCCGGGCTGAAAGCTGCCGCTGAAGCGGTGGTGGACCTTGGGGAACTTATAATTGTGGCTCCTAAGGAACAGCAGACGGGGATGGGCCGTGCCCTCCTTCCCCAGTGCGATGGTTCCCTTGCTCATGAGGAATTTGAGGTAAAGGGCCGGCCTGTCCAGGCTTTTTCCCTCTTCGGCTCCCCGGCACAAGCGGTCCTCCATGGGGCTCTTGAAGTCTGCCCCCGTCTTCCAGACCTGGTGGTGGCAGGGATAAATTGCGGGGAGAACCTGGGCACGGTAATAACCCTTTCGGGGACAATCGGGGCTGCTCTGGAAGCGGCCAACCTTGGGATACCGGCCTTAGCTGTTTCTCTGGAGATGCCAAGAGAATATCGCATGGGTTTCTGCCCCCAGGTAGACTTTACAGCTGCAATCCATTTCACCAGATTTTTCGCCCGCATAATGCTAAGCATGCCTCGCCTTTATGATGTAGACGTCCTCAAGGTGGACATCCCCTATGGAGCAACCCCGGAGATCCCCTGGCGGATTACCAGACTTTCGCGTCAGCGTTACCATTACCCGAAACCTCGGCCGCGCCGCTCCTTAAAAGACAAAGCCCCCATGGGTTACGAAGTCCGCTTTGACCTAGCAACTCTGGAGCCCGATTCAGACATTTACGCTGTGGCCGTTGAAAAGGTTGTTTCGGTCACGCCTTTGAGCCTGGACCTTACCTCTAGGATTGATTTCCATAAGCTTCAATCCATATTGACCGGAGCTCAGGAGGAGAAGTGAACGACGCCTGGCTTATCGGTAAACTGTTGTTCATCCTGGCTTTGATGCTTTTCTTCCTCTTTCGTCAGTGGGATGTTGGCCTGGTGATATTTTCCGGAGCTGTGGCCATGGGTTTTCTCTCCGGCAAGCCCCTCGCCGAGTGGGGGACAGCTTTTTTAAAAGAGATAACTTCCCGCAGCACTCTCGAACTTCTGGCAGCAGTCCTCCTCATCACCACCATGGTTGAACTTCTGCGAGAAACAGGCAGCCTGAACAGGCTTGTGAACTCCCTGGGCTCTCTCCTGCCCGACCGCCGGCTTAGCATTCCGATACCTCCGGCCATTCTGGGCCTCCTTCCGATGCCCGGAGGAGCTCTCCTTTCGGCTCCCATGGTAGCTGCTGCTTCCCATGGTTTACCTCTCAGCAATGAGGACAAAACCTTTTTCAACTACTGGTTTCGCCATGTATGGGAATACATCGTCCCCCTTTTCCCTGCGGTCCTGATTGCTTCTTCCCTAACGGGAATCCCCATAAGAACGCTTCTTATAGTCCAAACCCCTTTCACCTTTGCGGCAATCCTGGCAGGGAGCATAGTTCTGGTCAAACGCCTTCCTGACCGGCTTACCCCCTTCACCTCAGCCGAGGAGAAGCACATAGCCTGGAAGGACCTGGGCATGGCTCTGTGGCCTGTGGCTTTTGTAATAGCTGGAACAGTCGGGCTTGGGATAAGCCTCCCGATCTTGCTCATTTTGACGATAATCCTCATAATATTGGTGCATAAAGCCAGTGCGGAAAAGGTGAGAAGGGCGCTTGAAGGCGGTTTCTCCATGAGGAACGTGCTTCTGATTTTAGGGATTATGGGCTTTAAAAAAATGATAGAGGTAGCTGGGGTAGCCCCTGCCGTCTACAGAACCCTTGTGGCCTTTCACTGCCCTCCCCTTCTCATGGCTTTCCTTATACCCATGAGCGTCGGAGCTCTGACAGGAGTAACAGGAGCCGCTATCGGGATAACCTTCCCTCTCCTGAGTCCTATTCTTATGGAAAGTTCCCCTCACCTGAACATGGTGGCCTTTGCCTTTGGTGCTTCTTTCATTGGCGTTCTCCTCTCGCCTTTTCACGTCTGCCTTGTTCTCACCAGGGAATATTTTCAGGCCAGGTGGGGGCCTTTGTATCGCCTTCTTTTGCCTTCCACAGCTCTTATCACAGTGATGGCCTTTCTCGTTTATATCTTTGTTCCGGAGTGAAGAGATGAAGAAAATTTTGAAAATTCTGCAGAAAATCCGTCAGATCCATGCATTGGAGCATGCCACAATCCACATCCTCAGCTGGCGCTATCCTCATATCCGGGTTGTGGGCAGGAGCACTGATTCGGGCTTTTACATCTACGGCAATGTGGAAACGGAGGCATTGGCAGCGGCCGTGAGCGAGGCTCTGAGCCGCCTGCAGAAGGGTGAGAGGGAGCTGGCCCTTCACCCCCAGTGCGGGACAAACCTGGCTACTGCCGGGGTTCTGGCGGGACTCTCGGCTTTCCTGGCCTTTGTGGGCAAACCCCGCCGGCGCTGGACACGTCTCCCCGAGGCTATAACTCTGGCTACATTAGCCTTGCTCCTCTCTCAGCCCTTAGGTCTTCTGATTCAACGCTACGTTACAACTTCCCCCTTCATTACTGATATCGCTGTAAAGGAAATAAAGCGGTTTGACTACGGGGCTGTAAGGGTCCACAAAGTGGAAATATGCTCTACATAATCCACGGAGAGGAGGAATTCCTCCGGAGCC from Anaerolineae bacterium includes the following:
- the surE gene encoding 5'/3'-nucleotidase SurE, producing the protein MAKPLILLTNDDGFNSPGLKAAAEAVVDLGELIIVAPKEQQTGMGRALLPQCDGSLAHEEFEVKGRPVQAFSLFGSPAQAVLHGALEVCPRLPDLVVAGINCGENLGTVITLSGTIGAALEAANLGIPALAVSLEMPREYRMGFCPQVDFTAAIHFTRFFARIMLSMPRLYDVDVLKVDIPYGATPEIPWRITRLSRQRYHYPKPRPRRSLKDKAPMGYEVRFDLATLEPDSDIYAVAVEKVVSVTPLSLDLTSRIDFHKLQSILTGAQEEK
- a CDS encoding DUF6391 domain-containing protein, encoding MKKILKILQKIRQIHALEHATIHILSWRYPHIRVVGRSTDSGFYIYGNVETEALAAAVSEALSRLQKGERELALHPQCGTNLATAGVLAGLSAFLAFVGKPRRRWTRLPEAITLATLALLLSQPLGLLIQRYVTTSPFITDIAVKEIKRFDYGAVRVHKVEICST
- a CDS encoding type 1 glutamine amidotransferase, with the translated sequence MRLKGKRIAVLAEDLYEDLELWYPLIRMKEEGAEVKVVGTGSARQYTGKHGLPVQVDLSADQVRAEDFDAVIVPGGYAPDRMRRYEAVLRFVREAFEKGKVVASICHGPWVLISAGILKGRTATCFFAIKDDVINAGANYVDQEVVRDGNLITSRMPADLPAFCREIIEALGEK
- a CDS encoding MBL fold metallo-hydrolase, with product MRIGNVEVYIVSDGSFRMDGGAVFGLVPKVLWEKVITPDELNRVPMNLNCLLIVSEGKRILVDTGMGDKLTPKEREIFSLYGERRLFRSLEKLGFSPEDIDIVINTHLHSDHCGGNTLAVNEEIVPAFPRAEYWIQRLEWADAAFPNERTRATYLAPNFIPLWERGKVRLLYGDTKVTSEVRCIVTKGHTRAHQSVLIESKGEKALYLGDLAPWAINMERLAWIPAFDVEPLETIETKRKIQQWALEEKAILFFEHDPFFPVGQLLEENGRYVVKPIEF
- a CDS encoding DUF401 family protein, producing the protein MNDAWLIGKLLFILALMLFFLFRQWDVGLVIFSGAVAMGFLSGKPLAEWGTAFLKEITSRSTLELLAAVLLITTMVELLRETGSLNRLVNSLGSLLPDRRLSIPIPPAILGLLPMPGGALLSAPMVAAASHGLPLSNEDKTFFNYWFRHVWEYIVPLFPAVLIASSLTGIPIRTLLIVQTPFTFAAILAGSIVLVKRLPDRLTPFTSAEEKHIAWKDLGMALWPVAFVIAGTVGLGISLPILLILTIILIILVHKASAEKVRRALEGGFSMRNVLLILGIMGFKKMIEVAGVAPAVYRTLVAFHCPPLLMAFLIPMSVGALTGVTGAAIGITFPLLSPILMESSPHLNMVAFAFGASFIGVLLSPFHVCLVLTREYFQARWGPLYRLLLPSTALITVMAFLVYIFVPE